In one Pseudomonas sp. R84 genomic region, the following are encoded:
- a CDS encoding SDR family NAD(P)-dependent oxidoreductase, whose amino-acid sequence MSRTILITGAAKGIGRAVAENFAAEAGNRLILLDLDLAELQRWVDEQQEQIKARVETHAANIADLPAMEAFFKTLGSQVEYVDVLVNSAGICNENEPEDLHNWHKVISVNLNGTFYVTSLCLALMPDRGRIINMSSILGRAGKVRNTAYCASKHGIVGMTKALALDLASRQITVNAILPAWIDTPMLQGELATQAAIAGLTQEQIVRNAKKKLPMRRFIQSEEVAAMVRYLASPEAGGVTAQSLVIDGGVGLGM is encoded by the coding sequence ATGAGCCGGACCATTCTGATCACCGGTGCGGCGAAAGGCATCGGCCGTGCAGTCGCCGAGAATTTTGCCGCCGAGGCTGGCAATCGGCTGATTCTGCTGGATCTCGATCTGGCCGAACTGCAGCGCTGGGTCGACGAGCAGCAGGAGCAGATCAAGGCGCGGGTCGAAACCCATGCAGCAAACATTGCCGACCTGCCGGCCATGGAGGCGTTCTTCAAAACCCTTGGTTCGCAAGTCGAATACGTCGATGTGCTGGTCAACAGTGCAGGTATCTGCAACGAGAACGAGCCGGAGGATCTGCATAACTGGCACAAGGTGATTTCGGTCAATCTCAACGGTACGTTCTATGTGACCTCGTTGTGTCTGGCACTGATGCCCGACCGAGGGCGAATCATCAACATGTCGTCGATCCTCGGCCGTGCCGGCAAGGTGCGCAACACCGCGTACTGCGCGTCCAAGCACGGCATCGTCGGCATGACCAAGGCACTGGCGCTGGATCTCGCTTCGCGGCAGATCACCGTCAACGCGATTCTGCCAGCGTGGATCGATACGCCGATGTTGCAGGGGGAACTGGCGACGCAAGCGGCAATTGCCGGGCTGACCCAGGAACAGATCGTGCGCAACGCGAAGAAGAAACTGCCAATGCGCCGTTTCATCCAGAGCGAAGAAGTCGCGGCGATGGTGCGTTACCTGGCCAGCCCCGAGGCTGGCGGGGTGACCGCGCAGAGTCTGGTGATCGATGGCGGTGTCGGGTTGGGAATGTAG